The Nocardioides ginsengisegetis region CGCGGCGGCGGCCTCGCGCCGCAGGAACGCACCGAGGTCGGCGATGGTGCTCATCAGGGGTGCCGGGAAGACCACGGTCGTGTTCTTGTCGACGCCGATCTCGACCAGGCTCTGCAGGTTGCGCAGCTGGAGGGCGAGCGGGTGGGCCATCATCGTGTCGGACGCGTCGCCCAGCGCGGCAGCAGCCGCCGCCTCACCCTCGGCGGCGATGATCTTGGCGCGCTTCTCCCGCTCGGCCTCGGCCTGGCGGGCCATCGCGCGCTTCATGCTCTCCGGGAGCTGGATGTCCTTGAGCTCGACGAGCGTGACCACGACGCCCCAGTCGGCGGTCGTCACGTCGAGGATCTCCCGGATGCTGGCGTTGATGGAGTCGGTCTCCGACAGCGTCTGGTCCAGCGAGCTCTGGCCGACGACGTTGCGCAGCGTGGTCTGGGCGATCTGGTTGATCGCGGCCGCGACGTTCTCGATGGCGACGATCGCCTTGGTGGCGTCGACGATCCGGTAGTACGCCACCGCAGCCACGTCGATGCTCACGTTGTCCCGCGTGATGATCCCCTGGGACTGGATCGGCATCGTCACGATCCGCAGGGAGACGCGGCGCAGCTGGTCGATGACCGGGATGATGAAGTGCAGCCCCGGCTCCCGGACCCCGATGACGCGTCCGAGCCGGAAGAGCACCCCCTTCTGGTATTGCGTGACCACCCTGATCGACAGGGCGAGACCGATCGCGGCGACGACCGCGACCACCAGTCCGACGACGCTCCAGGTGTTCATGGCGGGCTTCCCTCCCGGCGGGCCACGGACGGGTCCCGCCTGCTCCCACCCTCTGCCGCGGAGGGCGGCCCGGGGAGAGGCGTGCGGCCCGGCCACCTCGCCGAACGTCCCGCACCGTCCCGCGCGTCGGGGGAGCGGCGGGGAAGCGATAACCTTCGGGCATGACGACCCAGCCCGCCGCTCCGTTCGGCCGCGTGCTCACCGCCATGGCCACCGCGTTCCACGCCGACGGATCCGTCGACCTCGAGGGCACCGCGCGGATCGCGACCCACCTGGTCGACCACGGCCACGACGGCGTCGTCGTCTCCGGCACCACGGGCGAGTCGCCGACCACCACCGTCGCGGAGGACGGCCAGATCCTGGCCGCCGTCAAGGACGCGGTCGGCGACCGCGCCACGATCGTCGCCGGCATCGGCACCAACGCGACCGCCCACTCGGTGGAGCTGGCGCAGCAGGCCGAGAAGATCGGCGCCGACGGGCTGCTGCTCGTCACGCCCTACTACAACAAGCCCGGCCAGGCCGGCGTGCTGCACCACTTCCGCACGGTCGTCGAGGCGAGCGACGTACCCGTCATGCTGTACGACGTGCCGGGCCGCACCGGCACCGAGATCTCGCTCGAGGTCTACGAGAAGGCCTTCGAGCTCGAGCAGGTCGTCGCGGTCAAGGACGCGGTCGGCGACTACGCCCGCGGCGTCAAGATCATGCAGATGGGCTACGCCCTCTACTCCGGCGACGACGTCTCCACCCTCGGCTGGCTGGCGCACGGCGCCGCCGGCGTCGTCTCCGTCGTCGGCCACGCGGCCGGCGACCAGATCCGCGCGATGATCGAGGCCTTCCGGGCCGGCGACCACGCGCAGGCCCTCACCATCTTCACGCGGCTGCTCCCCGCGACGGACGCCGTCATGGGCGTCCCCAACTACGGAGCCACCACCGCCAAGGCAGCACTCCAGCTCCTCGGCGTACTCGACAACCGGAACGTCCGCGCGCCCTTGGTGCCGCTGGACGACGACGAGGTGGCCGCGCTGCGTGCCGGCCTCGTCGCCTCCGGTCTCATCCCGTAAGGAACGACTTTGTCCCATCCTCATCCCGAACTCTCCGCACCGGCCGATCTGGCGAAGGGGGGTTTGCGGATCACCGCGCTCGGCGGGCTCGGCGAGGTCGGCCGCAACATGACCGTCTTCGAGTACGACGGGCGGCTGCTGATCGTCGACTGCGGCGTGCTCTTCCCCGAGGACCACCACCCCGGCGTGGACCTGATCCTCCCCGACTGGTCCTCGATCCGGGACCGCCTCGACGACGTCGAGGCGCTCGTCCTGACCCACGGCCACGAGGACCACATCGGCGCCACGCCGTACCTCCTCCGCGAGCGCGGCGACATCCCGCTCGTCGGCTCCGAGCTCACGCTGGCCCTGCTCGGCAGCAAGCTGCGCGAGCACCGGCTCAAGGAGACCGTGCACCACAAGGTCCGCGAGGGCGACCGGGTCTCCTTCGGCCCGTTCGACCTCGAGTTCGTCGCGGTCAACCACTCCATCCCGGACGCGCTCGCCGTCGCCATCCGCACCGGTGCGGGCCTGGTCCTGCACACCGGCGACTTCAAGATGGACCAGCTCCCGCTGGACGGCCGGATCACCGACCTGCGCGCCTTCGCGCGGCTCGGCGAGGAGGGCGTCGACCTCTTCCTGACCGACTCCACCAACGCCGAGACCCCCGGTTTCACGCCCGCGGAGAAGTCGATCACCCCGGTCATCGACCGGGTCTTCCACGAGTCGCAGCAGCGGATCATCGTGGCGTGCTTCGCCTCGCACGTGCACCGCGTGCAGCAGGTGCTCGACGCGGCGTACGCCCACGAGCGGCAGGTCGCCTACGTCGGCCGCTCGATGGTGCGGAACATGGCGATCGCCAAGGACCTGGGCTACCTCAAGGTGCCGCCGGGCGTGCTCGTCGACACCAAGGACCTGGCCGACCTGCCGCCGGAGCGCCAGGTGCTGGTCTCCACCGGCTCGCAGGGCGAGCCGATGAGCGCCCTGTCGCGGATCGCGCAGCGCAACCACAACTTCGTGCACATCGAGGAGGGCGACACCGTCCTGCTCGCCTCCAGCCTGATCCCGGGCAACGAGAACGCCGTCTACCGGGTCATCAACGGCCTGGCCCGCTGGGGCGCCAACGTCGTGCACAAGGGCAACGCGCTCGTGCACGTCTCCGGCCACGCCAGCGCCGGTGAGCTCCTCTACTGCTACAACATCGTCAAGCCGAAGAACGTCCTGCCCGTCCACGGCGAGATCCGGCACATGCGCGCCAACGCCGACCTGGCCCGCGCCACCGGCGTGCCCAACGTCGTCATCGCCGAGGACGGCGTGGTGGTCGACCTCGTCGACGGTGTCGCCGCGATCGCCGGCAAGGTCGACTGCGGCTACGTCTTCGTCGACGGCTCCTCGGTCGGCGACATCACCGAGTCCGACCTCAAGGACCGCCGGATCCTCGGCGAGGAGGGCTTCATCTCGGTGATCGTCGTCGTCGACTCCGTCAGCGGCAAGGTGTCCGGAGGGCCTGAGATCCACGCCCGCGGCTTCGCCGAGGACGACTCGACCTTCGACGCGATCAAGCAGCCGATCATCGACGCGCTCGACCGGGCCATCTCCGAGGGCAACACCGACTCCTACCAGCTCCAGCAGACCGTCCGCCGCGTCGTCGGCCGCTGGGTCAGCAACACCCACCGCCGCCGCCCGATGATCATCCCGGTGGTCATCGAGGCCTGAGGCCGAGAGGGCACTTCCAGGCACTCTCAAGCCACCGAGAGGGCGATCCTGCCGGCAGGATCGCCCTCTCGTGCGTCTGGGAGTGGCACGAAGTGCCCTCTCGCGGGTCAGGTGGCGGCCAGCACGCCGGCCACGATCAGCGCCTGGCCGAGGTGGTAGGTGACCATCAGGGCGAGCTTGGCGTGGGGGATGGGCCGGACGAACCGGTCCACCGAGAGGGTGGCGTCGCTGCTGACGAAGACGGTGGCGCCCAGGGCGACGAGCCACTCCCCGGTGAACCACGCGCAGACCAGCAT contains the following coding sequences:
- a CDS encoding ribonuclease J, whose product is MSHPHPELSAPADLAKGGLRITALGGLGEVGRNMTVFEYDGRLLIVDCGVLFPEDHHPGVDLILPDWSSIRDRLDDVEALVLTHGHEDHIGATPYLLRERGDIPLVGSELTLALLGSKLREHRLKETVHHKVREGDRVSFGPFDLEFVAVNHSIPDALAVAIRTGAGLVLHTGDFKMDQLPLDGRITDLRAFARLGEEGVDLFLTDSTNAETPGFTPAEKSITPVIDRVFHESQQRIIVACFASHVHRVQQVLDAAYAHERQVAYVGRSMVRNMAIAKDLGYLKVPPGVLVDTKDLADLPPERQVLVSTGSQGEPMSALSRIAQRNHNFVHIEEGDTVLLASSLIPGNENAVYRVINGLARWGANVVHKGNALVHVSGHASAGELLYCYNIVKPKNVLPVHGEIRHMRANADLARATGVPNVVIAEDGVVVDLVDGVAAIAGKVDCGYVFVDGSSVGDITESDLKDRRILGEEGFISVIVVVDSVSGKVSGGPEIHARGFAEDDSTFDAIKQPIIDALDRAISEGNTDSYQLQQTVRRVVGRWVSNTHRRRPMIIPVVIEA
- the dapA gene encoding 4-hydroxy-tetrahydrodipicolinate synthase encodes the protein MTTQPAAPFGRVLTAMATAFHADGSVDLEGTARIATHLVDHGHDGVVVSGTTGESPTTTVAEDGQILAAVKDAVGDRATIVAGIGTNATAHSVELAQQAEKIGADGLLLVTPYYNKPGQAGVLHHFRTVVEASDVPVMLYDVPGRTGTEISLEVYEKAFELEQVVAVKDAVGDYARGVKIMQMGYALYSGDDVSTLGWLAHGAAGVVSVVGHAAGDQIRAMIEAFRAGDHAQALTIFTRLLPATDAVMGVPNYGATTAKAALQLLGVLDNRNVRAPLVPLDDDEVAALRAGLVASGLIP